A stretch of the Rhodospirillaceae bacterium genome encodes the following:
- a CDS encoding DsbA family oxidoreductase, whose translation FSTHLKSDDGIANIYDANAHAHRLGINGVPSYVFNENMIISGAQDHNVLSRMLDAAMAADEG comes from the coding sequence CTTCAGCACCCACCTGAAAAGTGACGACGGCATTGCCAACATCTACGACGCCAACGCCCATGCCCACCGCTTAGGCATTAACGGTGTCCCTTCCTACGTCTTCAACGAAAACATGATCATTTCCGGAGCCCAGGACCACAATGTCCTGTCCCGTATGCTCGACGCGGCGATGGCGGCGGATGAGGGTTGA
- a CDS encoding hydrolase: MRAGVFQCEGGGLTPDERLNKLSAALRQQKLDLVVCPELFMSGYDVGDSLPELAEPLEGPFALQVAELARTSHTAIVYGYPERVDGNLYNAAACISQEGQLMANHRKLLLPPGAELRYFKQGGGLTLFDLNGFCCSILICYDAEYPEAVRAAAEAGAQVIIVPTALVKKWSTVALQLMPTRSFENGVWLLYANHAGIENESDYFGGSCIVRPDGKDAARAGANEELIFTELDVDSVTAAQTRLPYLADVRRLRNILNE; encoded by the coding sequence ATGCGCGCCGGTGTTTTCCAATGTGAAGGCGGAGGCCTGACACCGGACGAGCGGCTCAACAAATTAAGCGCCGCCCTCCGGCAGCAAAAACTTGATCTTGTGGTTTGCCCGGAATTGTTCATGTCGGGCTACGATGTAGGAGATTCATTACCTGAGCTTGCGGAACCATTGGAAGGCCCCTTCGCCCTACAGGTAGCGGAACTTGCCCGGACGAGTCACACCGCTATCGTCTATGGCTATCCGGAACGGGTTGACGGAAACCTCTACAACGCTGCGGCCTGTATCAGTCAAGAGGGGCAATTGATGGCCAATCATCGTAAGCTTCTGTTGCCGCCAGGGGCCGAGTTACGATATTTCAAACAGGGTGGCGGCCTTACCTTATTCGATCTCAATGGCTTTTGTTGCAGCATCCTCATCTGTTATGACGCCGAATATCCGGAAGCTGTGCGGGCAGCAGCGGAGGCAGGCGCACAAGTCATCATTGTGCCAACCGCGCTTGTCAAAAAATGGAGCACCGTCGCTTTACAATTAATGCCAACGCGATCTTTTGAAAACGGTGTCTGGCTGCTTTACGCAAACCACGCCGGTATCGAAAACGAATCGGATTATTTCGGCGGCAGCTGCATTGTCAGGCCCGATGGCAAGGATGCGGCGCGCGCTGGCGCAAACGAGGAACTTATCTTTACTGAACTCGACGTTGATAGTGTCACCGCAGCACAGACCCGCTTGCCTTATCTGGCAGATGTAAGACGCTTGCGTAATATTTTGAACGAGTAG